The Thioalkalivibrio sulfidiphilus HL-EbGr7 genome includes a window with the following:
- a CDS encoding GxxExxY protein, producing MHENDIARICIGAAIEVHRVLGPGLLESAYHQCLCEELRHRGMTFETEVPLALRYRNEVVGCAYRIDLLVENSVLIELKSVEQLMPLHAMQLLTYLRLANRKLGLLINFNTRVLKTGIKRVVNNL from the coding sequence ATGCACGAGAACGATATTGCCCGCATCTGCATTGGTGCCGCGATTGAAGTGCACCGTGTACTGGGGCCAGGACTCCTGGAGTCGGCATACCACCAATGTCTATGTGAGGAGCTCAGACATCGTGGGATGACTTTTGAAACTGAAGTGCCCTTGGCCCTCAGATACAGGAACGAAGTGGTTGGTTGCGCCTATCGGATCGATTTGCTCGTCGAGAACAGTGTATTGATTGAGCTGAAATCTGTTGAACAACTCATGCCTCTGCATGCAATGCAGTTGCTGACATATTTGAGGCTGGCTAACCGTAAGCTTGGTTTGCTGATCAACTTCAATACTCGTGTCCTCAAGACCGGTATCAAGCGAGTGGTTAACAATCTCTGA
- a CDS encoding type IV toxin-antitoxin system AbiEi family antitoxin domain-containing protein codes for MNGNPRHQVIKRLQAELPRGAPFDLATLNQFGVSPQLAAHYADGGWLVRLAQGIYAFPNDDFGVYGALKFLQQRVPGLHVGGKSALALQGVQHNLGGRDTLVLWGDSRFTLPRWFTSRFPARYVHARLFDWPDTPLANKTLITPPGLPAPLRVAVPERAVLELLYEVGVKQSLEEARNLFDGLRSPRKELLGQLLSCCTSVKAVRLFLTWARETGLVEVDALLEQYPVRTGSAARWMGRLDDGSLLSLRPHG; via the coding sequence ATGAACGGAAATCCTAGACATCAGGTAATCAAGCGTCTGCAGGCGGAGCTACCCCGTGGAGCGCCGTTCGACCTTGCCACCCTGAACCAGTTCGGGGTGTCGCCCCAACTCGCCGCCCACTACGCCGATGGGGGTTGGCTCGTGCGCCTGGCTCAGGGCATCTATGCCTTTCCGAACGATGACTTCGGGGTCTACGGTGCCCTGAAGTTCCTGCAACAGCGCGTGCCCGGCCTGCATGTCGGCGGCAAGAGCGCCCTGGCCCTGCAAGGCGTGCAGCACAACCTGGGCGGCCGGGACACCCTGGTGCTGTGGGGCGATAGCCGCTTCACGTTGCCGCGATGGTTCACCTCACGATTTCCGGCCCGCTATGTCCATGCTCGTCTGTTCGATTGGCCGGACACGCCACTGGCCAACAAGACCCTGATCACGCCGCCGGGCCTGCCCGCCCCCCTGCGGGTGGCGGTTCCCGAGCGCGCCGTGCTGGAACTGCTGTACGAGGTCGGCGTCAAGCAAAGCCTCGAAGAAGCACGGAATCTCTTCGATGGGCTGCGCTCACCCCGCAAGGAGTTGCTCGGGCAACTGCTGTCCTGCTGCACCAGTGTGAAGGCCGTGCGCCTGTTTCTCACCTGGGCGCGCGAGACGGGGCTGGTGGAGGTCGATGCCCTGCTGGAACAGTACCCGGTTCGCACCGGCAGCGCCGCGCGCTGGATGGGCCGACTCGATGACGGCAGCCTGTTGAGTCTGAGACCTCATGGATAA
- a CDS encoding helix-turn-helix domain-containing protein, producing MQKRSIQRGRPAGTTTYEAEPAIAFGAVVREERTDQGIAQETLAHLAGIERSHMGKIERGEHIPTLPLILKIARALKCSSAHLMAAMEAKLAESDPPKRGN from the coding sequence ATGCAAAAGCGATCGATTCAACGCGGCCGACCAGCCGGGACAACAACATACGAAGCGGAACCAGCGATCGCGTTTGGGGCAGTGGTGCGGGAGGAAAGAACGGACCAGGGGATCGCGCAGGAAACGCTCGCCCACCTGGCCGGAATCGAGCGGTCGCACATGGGCAAGATCGAGCGGGGCGAGCACATTCCCACGCTTCCTCTGATCCTCAAGATCGCCCGCGCCCTGAAGTGCAGCTCTGCCCACCTGATGGCTGCGATGGAGGCCAAGCTGGCCGAATCGGACCCGCCCAAGCGCGGCAACTGA
- the trpE gene encoding anthranilate synthase component I, with product MSPEQFDDLIAQGYNRIPLVREVLADLDTPLSVYLKLAAAPYTYLFESVQGGEKWGRYSFVGLPARTVVKVRGRRVTVEEGDHVAEDLEVDDPLAWVEDFQTRHRVPEIEGLPRFTGGLVGYFGYDTIRYIEPRLAGADKPDPLGVPDILLMVSDEVVVYDNLAGRLYLVVHARPDTGLAAAEARLDELQRRLREPSAIPEASGDTRKVSESDFISGFTEEGFKAAVARCKDYIVEGDVMQVVLSQRLSIPFAAPPLNLYRALRGLNPSPYMFFLDLEDHHVVGSSPEILVRLEDDVVTVRPIAGTRPRGATEDEDLHLEAELLADPKERAEHLMLIDLGRNDAGRVSETGSVKVTEQMVVERYSHVMHIVSNVTGHLKQGMRAMDVLRATFPAGTVSGAPKIRAMEIIDELEPVKRGIYAGAVGYLSWAGNMDTAIAIRTAVIKDGQLHIQAGAGIVYDSVPDNEWAETMNKGRAVFRAVAMAEAGLK from the coding sequence ATGAGCCCCGAACAATTCGATGATCTGATCGCCCAGGGATACAACCGTATCCCCCTGGTCCGCGAGGTCCTCGCGGATCTCGACACCCCCCTGAGCGTCTACCTCAAGCTGGCCGCCGCGCCCTACACCTACCTGTTCGAATCCGTGCAGGGCGGTGAGAAGTGGGGCCGCTATTCCTTTGTGGGCCTGCCTGCGCGCACCGTGGTCAAGGTGCGTGGCCGGCGGGTGACGGTGGAGGAGGGCGACCATGTGGCGGAGGACCTGGAGGTGGACGATCCGCTCGCCTGGGTGGAGGACTTCCAGACCCGTCATCGGGTGCCCGAGATCGAAGGCCTGCCCCGTTTCACCGGCGGCCTGGTCGGCTACTTCGGCTACGACACCATCCGCTACATCGAGCCGCGCCTGGCCGGTGCCGATAAGCCCGATCCCCTGGGCGTGCCGGACATCCTGCTCATGGTCTCCGACGAGGTGGTGGTCTACGACAACCTGGCCGGGCGTCTGTACCTGGTGGTGCACGCCCGCCCCGACACCGGCCTGGCCGCCGCCGAGGCGCGTCTGGACGAGCTGCAGCGGCGCCTGCGTGAACCTTCCGCCATTCCGGAGGCATCCGGCGACACCCGCAAGGTCAGCGAATCGGACTTCATCTCCGGTTTCACCGAGGAGGGCTTCAAGGCCGCGGTGGCCCGCTGCAAGGACTACATCGTCGAAGGTGACGTGATGCAGGTGGTGCTCTCCCAGCGCCTGTCCATCCCCTTCGCCGCGCCGCCACTCAATCTCTATCGCGCCCTGCGCGGGCTGAACCCCTCGCCCTACATGTTCTTCCTGGACCTGGAGGATCACCACGTGGTGGGTTCATCGCCGGAGATCCTGGTGCGCCTGGAGGACGACGTGGTCACCGTGCGCCCCATTGCCGGCACGCGTCCCCGGGGCGCCACCGAGGACGAGGACCTGCACCTGGAGGCGGAACTGCTGGCCGATCCCAAGGAGCGCGCAGAGCACCTCATGCTCATCGACCTGGGGCGCAACGATGCGGGTCGTGTCAGCGAGACCGGCAGCGTGAAGGTGACCGAGCAGATGGTGGTGGAGCGCTACTCCCACGTGATGCACATCGTCTCCAATGTCACCGGCCACCTGAAGCAGGGCATGCGTGCCATGGACGTGCTGCGCGCCACCTTCCCGGCCGGCACCGTGAGTGGCGCGCCCAAGATTCGCGCCATGGAGATCATCGACGAGCTGGAGCCGGTCAAGCGCGGCATCTACGCCGGCGCCGTGGGCTACCTCTCCTGGGCCGGCAACATGGACACGGCGATTGCCATCCGCACCGCCGTCATCAAGGACGGCCAGCTGCACATCCAGGCCGGCGCCGGCATCGTCTACGACTCCGTGCCCGACAACGAATGGGCCGAGACCATGAACAAGGGCCGCGCCGTGTTCCGCGCAGTGGCCATGGCGGAGGCGGGGTTGAAGTAA
- a CDS encoding tyrosine-type recombinase/integrase yields the protein MAMNLLSARKVETIPSQKEPYWLKDGGSLFLYVTPSGSKLWRYRYRLGGKPAIYAIGKYPQVSLEAARTERDRARELVKKGVHPVVEKRVNISTQLEKNENTFEPVARRWMASNVQWSEGYADQVKRTLENDVFPKVGKLPVSSIRTAHLRPVIKDVAERGAPTVAILIRQLCSQIFAYAAGEELCDSDPTALLKRSVKRPRVRHHPPLPWQEIPKFLSRVDDAGYRVTVIALRLMALTYVRTAELRKAHWSEFDLDSAMWTVPAGRMKMRDPHIVPLSKQAIVLLKELHTLTGGGKVLFPGFRKPGTVMSATTLNKVLERMGYGGQFSSHGFRSTATTLLGLLSYPENRVDLQLAHSKRKKDSSRAPYDHTKYIASRKIIMQDWADILDAMARGDSMNEVMATFGPLSKRRRALLRVIERE from the coding sequence ATGGCCATGAACCTGCTCTCGGCCAGGAAGGTCGAGACCATTCCTTCCCAAAAAGAACCGTACTGGCTCAAGGACGGGGGTAGTCTATTTCTGTACGTCACGCCCAGCGGAAGCAAGTTGTGGCGCTACCGCTATCGGCTTGGCGGAAAGCCTGCCATCTACGCGATCGGCAAGTACCCCCAGGTCTCACTGGAGGCGGCGCGGACCGAGCGGGATCGCGCGCGGGAACTCGTCAAGAAGGGCGTACACCCCGTGGTGGAGAAGAGAGTCAACATCTCCACTCAGCTTGAAAAGAACGAGAACACCTTTGAGCCAGTGGCTCGCAGATGGATGGCGAGCAACGTGCAGTGGAGCGAGGGTTACGCCGATCAAGTCAAGCGCACTTTGGAGAACGATGTTTTTCCCAAAGTGGGCAAGCTGCCGGTCAGCTCAATCCGGACTGCTCACCTGCGCCCCGTCATTAAGGATGTTGCGGAGCGCGGCGCTCCCACCGTTGCGATCCTGATCAGGCAATTGTGCAGCCAAATCTTCGCATACGCGGCGGGTGAAGAGCTTTGCGACAGTGATCCGACGGCGCTGCTGAAACGGTCGGTCAAGCGCCCCCGAGTTCGACACCATCCACCGCTACCGTGGCAAGAGATCCCGAAGTTCTTGAGCCGTGTGGATGATGCAGGTTACCGGGTCACTGTCATTGCACTGCGATTGATGGCCCTCACTTATGTCCGCACGGCCGAACTGCGCAAGGCGCACTGGTCCGAGTTCGATCTGGACAGTGCGATGTGGACGGTTCCTGCGGGGCGCATGAAGATGCGCGACCCTCACATCGTTCCGCTCTCGAAGCAGGCCATCGTGCTGTTGAAAGAACTGCACACGCTGACAGGCGGAGGGAAGGTGCTGTTTCCCGGCTTCAGGAAGCCGGGAACGGTTATGTCGGCTACGACGCTCAACAAGGTGTTGGAGCGCATGGGCTACGGTGGACAGTTTTCTTCGCACGGCTTCCGCTCAACAGCGACCACGCTGCTCGGCTTGTTGAGCTACCCCGAGAACCGGGTTGACCTGCAACTGGCCCACTCGAAGCGGAAGAAAGATTCGTCGCGCGCACCCTACGATCACACCAAGTACATCGCATCGCGGAAGATCATCATGCAGGATTGGGCGGACATCCTCGATGCGATGGCTCGTGGCGATTCGATGAACGAGGTCATGGCAACCTTCGGGCCGCTGTCGAAACGGCGCAGGGCCTTGCTGCGGGTCATCGAGCGGGAGTGA
- a CDS encoding nucleotidyl transferase AbiEii/AbiGii toxin family protein — translation MDKTYADTVRLLLAIVPDVFANDIFAMKGGTAINLVVQDMPRLSVDIDVVYLPWQTPRDEALQAINQELAAIATRVASLGVQTRLVRSKDLGDTKLIVENESSQVKIEVNVVFRGTVLPAERRSLSAKTSDLFGVELEVPILAPNELYAGKLVAALDRQHPRDLFDVWQLYESGGISNGMVECFVVYLAGHNRPTHEVLFGNDKNIAGEYERAFVGMTEVECSLETLLEARVRLRHELPGRLSAQHKQFLSGLTRAQPDWSLLQCQHAAQLPALRWKLSNLETFRKRRPEDFTAQADALDAGLGQA, via the coding sequence ATGGATAAGACCTACGCGGACACCGTTCGCCTGCTGCTGGCCATCGTGCCCGACGTGTTCGCCAACGACATCTTTGCGATGAAAGGCGGCACGGCGATCAATCTCGTCGTGCAGGACATGCCGCGTCTGTCGGTGGACATCGACGTGGTGTACCTCCCGTGGCAAACACCGCGCGACGAAGCGCTGCAAGCCATCAACCAGGAGTTGGCCGCCATCGCCACGCGCGTTGCCTCGCTCGGCGTACAGACACGCCTGGTTCGCAGCAAGGATCTGGGGGATACCAAGCTGATCGTCGAGAACGAGAGCAGCCAGGTGAAGATAGAGGTCAACGTGGTGTTTCGCGGCACCGTGCTGCCCGCCGAACGACGCTCGCTGAGCGCCAAGACCAGCGACCTGTTCGGCGTCGAACTGGAGGTGCCGATCCTGGCGCCGAACGAGTTGTACGCCGGCAAGCTGGTGGCCGCGCTGGACCGGCAGCATCCGCGTGACCTGTTCGACGTGTGGCAGCTCTACGAATCGGGCGGCATCAGCAACGGCATGGTCGAATGCTTCGTGGTCTACCTGGCGGGGCACAACCGGCCGACCCATGAGGTGCTGTTCGGCAACGACAAGAACATCGCTGGCGAGTACGAGCGGGCCTTTGTCGGCATGACCGAAGTGGAATGCTCCCTGGAGACGCTGCTGGAAGCCCGCGTCCGGTTACGGCACGAATTGCCTGGGCGGTTGAGCGCGCAGCACAAGCAATTCCTGAGCGGATTGACGCGCGCACAGCCCGATTGGTCCCTGCTGCAATGCCAGCACGCCGCGCAACTGCCGGCGCTGCGCTGGAAACTCAGCAATCTCGAAACTTTCCGCAAGCGTCGCCCGGAAGACTTCACAGCCCAAGCCGATGCACTCGACGCCGGCCTGGGCCAAGCCTGA
- the mobH gene encoding MobH family relaxase: MFSLFQRKRVPTAGAPSTASIAMPQGLTRPESAASLLATPRRRKLLEHIWQRTSLSRKQFAALYLTPLERYAELVQQFPASESHHHAYPGGMLDHGLEIVAYALKLRQSHLLPAGVTPEAQAAQAEAWTAGTAYAALLHDIGKIAVDLHVEYADGTLWHPWHGPLQRPYRFRYRKDREYRLHSAATGLLYIRLLDREILDWLNGFSDLWASLLYVLAGQYEHAGTLGELVVQADQASVAHELGGDPNKALAAPKHALQRKLLDGLRYLLKEEFKLNQPQASDGWLTQDALWLVSKTVSDKLRAHLLSQGIDGIPASNTAVFNVLQDHGIALATPDGKAIWKASVTSDAGWSHSFTFLKLSPAMIWEASDRPAAFAGTVQVEPEGSAAQTPAPEAIDVETGESAPATTESATPTTADSSVEELLELLDSSPASTATAMPLQPLAEKPTPLPDHKPADTTPVQAVHQDDANPSGAHFLAWLRQSIQTRKLIINDAKALVHTVAGTAYLVSPGVFQRYAQEHPQITALAKQDKLPEWQWVQKRFEKLGLHRKQASGLNIWNCEVTGPRKSRRLHGYLLTSPDTLFHEIPPNNPYLRLANAEAQRDDSAFHAKNDDEQE; encoded by the coding sequence ATGTTCTCGCTGTTCCAACGCAAAAGGGTGCCAACCGCCGGCGCACCGTCCACCGCCTCCATAGCGATGCCCCAAGGGCTAACCAGGCCGGAGTCGGCCGCCTCGCTGCTGGCGACGCCGCGCCGGCGGAAGCTGCTGGAACACATCTGGCAACGGACCTCGCTGTCGCGCAAGCAATTCGCCGCGCTGTACCTGACGCCCTTGGAGCGCTACGCCGAACTGGTGCAGCAGTTCCCCGCCTCCGAGAGTCACCATCACGCCTATCCGGGCGGCATGCTGGATCACGGCCTGGAGATCGTGGCCTACGCATTGAAGCTGCGACAGTCACATCTGCTGCCCGCTGGCGTGACGCCGGAAGCGCAGGCGGCCCAGGCCGAGGCCTGGACTGCGGGCACCGCTTACGCAGCCCTGCTGCACGACATCGGCAAGATCGCCGTCGATCTGCATGTCGAATATGCCGATGGCACTCTCTGGCATCCCTGGCATGGTCCGTTGCAGCGGCCGTATCGCTTCCGCTACCGCAAGGACCGCGAGTATCGGCTGCACAGTGCCGCCACCGGACTGCTGTACATCCGGCTGCTGGACCGCGAGATTCTCGACTGGCTCAACGGCTTCTCCGATCTGTGGGCTTCGCTGCTGTACGTCCTGGCCGGCCAGTACGAGCACGCCGGCACGCTTGGCGAGCTGGTCGTGCAGGCCGACCAAGCTTCGGTCGCCCACGAACTCGGCGGCGATCCGAACAAAGCGCTGGCCGCACCCAAGCACGCGCTGCAACGCAAGCTGCTCGACGGCCTGCGCTATCTGCTCAAGGAGGAATTCAAACTGAACCAGCCCCAGGCTTCGGACGGCTGGCTGACCCAGGACGCACTCTGGCTGGTGAGCAAGACCGTCTCCGACAAGCTGCGGGCACATCTGCTATCGCAGGGCATTGATGGCATTCCAGCCAGCAACACGGCGGTGTTCAACGTGCTTCAGGACCATGGTATCGCCCTGGCCACGCCGGACGGCAAGGCGATCTGGAAAGCCTCCGTCACGAGCGATGCCGGCTGGTCGCACAGCTTCACCTTCCTGAAACTGTCCCCCGCGATGATTTGGGAAGCGTCCGACCGGCCGGCAGCCTTCGCGGGCACCGTGCAGGTGGAGCCGGAAGGGTCGGCGGCACAGACACCCGCACCCGAGGCCATCGACGTGGAAACAGGGGAATCCGCCCCGGCGACTACCGAGTCCGCCACACCAACGACCGCCGACAGCAGCGTCGAGGAACTGCTGGAACTGCTCGATTCGTCTCCCGCGTCCACTGCTACGGCCATGCCGCTTCAGCCCCTCGCTGAGAAGCCCACGCCGTTGCCGGACCACAAGCCCGCCGACACCACGCCGGTCCAAGCAGTACACCAAGACGACGCCAATCCATCCGGTGCTCATTTTCTCGCGTGGCTGCGTCAGAGCATCCAGACGCGCAAGCTCATCATCAACGACGCCAAGGCGCTGGTACATACCGTGGCCGGCACGGCGTATCTCGTCAGTCCCGGCGTGTTCCAGCGCTACGCGCAGGAGCACCCGCAGATCACCGCCCTGGCCAAGCAGGACAAGCTACCGGAATGGCAGTGGGTACAGAAGCGGTTCGAGAAGCTGGGCCTGCACCGCAAGCAGGCCAGCGGGCTGAACATCTGGAATTGCGAAGTGACGGGGCCTCGCAAGTCCAGGCGGCTGCACGGATACCTGCTGACCAGCCCCGATACGCTGTTCCATGAGATACCCCCGAACAATCCTTACCTGCGCCTCGCCAACGCAGAGGCACAGCGCGACGACTCGGCGTTTCATGCCAAGAACGATGACGAGCAGGAATAG
- a CDS encoding substrate-binding domain-containing protein, producing MRSIDVSTEIRLAVLGDWVPPQLADVLAIQRAEEPETLAVLIDTAATGQQQERPGDGFDFALSATHREWPGWVCEPLWHDTLAVAVAKRSHLLAYREVPCQEALKQPLIYARSTAEESWRTLAQSAFKNELRDREAAVSTFEVAMTLVAAGYGIAVAPSTRLAGYRCQGIALRPLASAPMIVTAYLVRPDVALTEPQEGFLRRARSMS from the coding sequence GTGAGATCGATCGACGTCTCCACTGAAATCCGCCTGGCAGTCCTCGGCGATTGGGTTCCTCCCCAACTCGCCGACGTGCTCGCCATACAGCGCGCCGAAGAACCTGAAACCCTGGCAGTTCTGATCGACACAGCGGCCACCGGACAACAACAGGAACGACCTGGTGACGGCTTCGACTTCGCGTTGTCCGCCACCCACCGGGAGTGGCCTGGCTGGGTCTGCGAACCGCTGTGGCACGACACCCTGGCCGTCGCCGTGGCAAAGCGATCCCACTTGCTGGCCTACCGGGAAGTACCCTGCCAGGAAGCGCTCAAACAGCCGCTGATCTACGCGCGATCAACGGCCGAAGAGTCGTGGCGCACGCTCGCACAGAGCGCATTCAAGAACGAATTGCGGGACCGCGAAGCAGCCGTCAGTACGTTCGAGGTCGCCATGACCCTGGTCGCAGCGGGGTACGGAATCGCCGTGGCCCCATCCACGAGACTTGCCGGGTATCGATGCCAGGGCATCGCCCTGCGGCCGCTGGCGAGCGCACCGATGATCGTGACCGCCTACCTGGTTAGACCCGACGTTGCCCTGACGGAGCCTCAAGAGGGCTTTCTTCGACGCGCCCGCTCAATGTCCTGA